The stretch of DNA GACCAGCAGGCCATCCTCCACACGAACAAGGGCGACATCCGCATCGACCTGTTCCCGAACCACGCGCCGGAGACGGTGGCGAACTTCGTCGGCCTGGCGAAGGGCGAGAAGGCCTACGACGCCGGCAACGGCAAGACCGGCCCGTTCTACGACGGCCTCACCTTCCACCGGGTCATCGACGGCTTCATGATCCAGGGCGGCGACCCGCTGGGCACCGGCACCGGCGGTCCGGGCTACACGTTCAAGGACGAGCCGCACCCCGAGCTCGTCTTCGACAAGCCCTACCTGCTCGCGATGGCGAACGCCGGCCCGGGCACGAACGGCTCGCAGTTCTTCATCACCGTCGCCCCGACGACGTGGCTCAACTTCAAGCACACGATCTTCGGCGAGGTCGCCGACGACGAGTCGCGCAAGGTGGTCGACGAGATCGGCAACGTCGAGACCGGTGCGATGGACCGCCCGGTCGACCCGATCGTCATCGAGACCGTCGAGATCGTTGGCTGAGCACCACCCCGAGGCCTCCGCGCCCGAGGTGCCGGTCTGCTACCGGCACCCCGGGCGCGAGTCTCACATCCGCTGCCAGCGCTGCGGGCGCCCGATCTGCCCGGAGTGCATGACGCCCGCATCGGTGGGCTTCCAGTGCCCGGAGTGCCTCGCCGAGGGCCGGGCGTCGGTGCGCACCCCGCGCCGGTCCTTCCGGATCGGCGGCAGTGTCGCGCCGGTCACCATGACGCTGATCGGCATCAACGTCCTGGTCTTCTTGCTGGTGCAGGTCGCCTCCGGAACCGTCCTGTACGACCTGATGATGCACGCGCGCAGCGTCTGCAGCGTCCAGGGCGGGTACATCCCGCTGGAGAACACGCCGCTCTCGGCGTGCGGATCGGTGGGCGGCACGCTGTCGCGCGGTGTCGCCGACGGCGGCTACTGGGAGCTGCTGACCAGCGTCTTCACCCACCAGCAACTGCTACACGTGGCGCTCAACATGTTCTCCCTGTGGATGATCGGACCGCTGCTGGAGACCGGCCTGGGGCGGACGCGGTACCTGATCACCTACCTCCTGTGCGGCCTGGCCGGCTCGGCGCTCGTCTACTGGGCCGCCTCTCCGATCACGCCGACGCTCGGCGCCTCGGGCGCGATCTTCGGGCTGCTCGGCGCGCTGATCGTGCTGTTCGCCCGGCGAGGGTTGCAGGTCGGTCAGCTGGTGATCGTGGCCGTGCTGAACTTCGTCCTCACCTTCAGCAACTCGGCCATCTCCTGGCAGGCGCACGTCGGCGGGTTCGTCGCCGGCCTGGTGATCGGCGCCATCTTCGCCTACACGCCCGGCGTACGGCGTCGCGGTCTGCAGTGGACCGGGATCGCGGCGGTGGCCGGCGCCGTGGTGATCGCCGTCGTCCTGCGATCGGCGCAGCTCGCCTGACCACTCGACCTGCGGAAACTGACCTCTCGGGATTCCACAGCTGTGGGTAAGTCTGTGGAGAACTACAGGCATGTAATTCTCCACAGAGTTATCCCCCGTTGGGGAGAAGTGCCCGCACGGTCACCACGGCAAACGGCAAGGCGTCGGCGTCCTGCGACGCCGGCGCCTTGCCGTGACGATGGTCGGGTGCGGTGGGTGGCTACTCCCAGCGCGTGGCGAAGGCGAAGCCGACGGCCATGAAGCCGATGCCCACCAGCAGGTTCTTCTGGCCCAGGTCGTCGAACACCCACAGCGAGTCGAGGTTGTTCGAGAAGATGTAGTAGACGCAGATCCAGACCAGTCCGAGGATGAAGCAACCCAGCATGCCCGCCACCACGCCGCGGCCGCGGCCCAGCGGGGTGTTCGGGTGAGCCGAGATGATCAGGCCCACGAAGAGCAGGCCGAAGCCGATCAGGTAGTTCCAATCGCCCAGGCGCCGGATGAAGTCGATGCCGTGCTGCTTGCCCGACAGGCCCTCCCGCGCACCGAAGTAGTAGTAGATGATCCACGCGATGCCGAGCGCGATCGCCACCAGAGCGATCAGGAATCGCACGGTGAAGACCGGCGGGCGATCCGCGATCATCGGGTCTCGCCCCAGCTTGAGCTTGGCCACGGGTCCTACTCCTGTTCGGCTGCACTGCTTCGACTGCACTGACGACTGCGTCCGTCCGGACACTGCGGCGTAGCCTAGTCGGCGTGACGCCGGGAACTCACGCAAGCCCCGAAGAGCGGCCAGCCCGACGCCGTAGGACCGCCTGGCGGGTCGGCACCCCGGCGGTGGCGCTGCTGTGCGGATCGCTCTTCGTGATCAGTGCCGTCAACAGCCACGGAACCGACCTGCGGCCCGGCCGCTACACCGACCTGGCCACCCTCGCCGGTAGCGAGCGCGACGCCTACCAGAAGCTCGAGGCCCAGGTCGCGAGCCTGCAGAAGCAGGTCACCACCCTGACCAACGCCGTCCCCGACGCCGACGTGGAGAAGGCCCAGGAGCGGGCCGGCCGGCTCAAGTCCCCCGCCGGCCTGATGCCGGTCAGCGGTACCGGCCTCACCATCACCCTGTCGGATGCTCCTCGCGACCTCATCGACAAGACCACCGGCGACCCGAACCTGATGGTCGTCCACCAGCAGGACATCCAGGCGGTCGTCAACGCGCTGTGGAGCGGCGGCGCCACGGCCGTGACCATCCAGGGCCAGCGGATCATCTCCACGACCGGCATCAAGTGCTCGGGCAGCACCGTGCAGCTGCAGGGCGTGCCCTACCCGCAGCCCTACGTCATCCGCGCCGTCGGCGACCAGGCGGCGCTGCTCGACGCGATCTCGACAAGCCACTACCTGCAGGTCTACCAGTCGCAGGCCGCTAACCCCGCGATCGGCGTCGGCTGGCGGCTGAGCGCGGACACGGTCGTGCGGGCCCCGGCGTACAGGGGTCTACTCGACCTCAGCTACGCCAAGCCGCTGTCGGACTCCTGATCCTCCGCGAGCCCCTCCCGGGTCACTGCCTCTCCCGGGTCACTGGGTGCCGGACAGCGCGCCACCGACCCCTGCCGGGGGGCAGGTCTGGGTGCCGTCGGGCAGCGTGACCGGCGTCGGGCAGGGCGAGGCCGGCGTCGTCGACGGCGTCGGCGGTGGGGTGTAGGTCGAGACGAAGATGACCACCTCAAGGCCCTGCTTCTGGGTGGTCCCCGCGCCCGGAGACTGCTTGGTCACGGTGCCGGCCGGCTGCGTCGAGCTGTTGTCGTCGGCCTGGACCGGCTGGAAGCCCTGGGCACGGATCGCCTGCTCGGCCTTGTCCACCGTCATGCCGACCACGTTGGGCACCGCCTTGGGGCCCTTGGACACGTCGAGCCGCACGGTGGTCCCGCTCGCCACGGTCGTGCCGACCGCCGGGTTCGCCGAGAGCACCTGGTTCTGCGGTTGGTCGGACTCGACGTCGTTGCGCGCGACCTTGAGCCCGGCGCCCTCCAGGAGCGACTTCGCGTCCTTGAACGACATGCCCACGACCTGCTGGATCGTGACGTCCGGCTTGCCGGAGGAGAGCACCAGGCTGACCTCGCTGCCCGGATCGGCGTAGGCCCCGACGCCGCCGCTGGGACTCTGCCGCAGCACGGTGTCCGCGGCGGCGGTGTCGTCGGGCTTGTAGCTGACGTCGCCGACCTCGAGGCCGGCCTGGCCGATCGCCTGGCGGGCCTGGTCCTGGGTCTTGCCGACCACGTTGGGGATCTGCACCTGGTCGGGCGCCCCGCTGAACAGCCTCGGCAACAGGAACGCCCCGGCGGCGATCACCGCCAGCACCAGGAGGGCGAGGAGGACGAGCAGGCCGGTCCGGGAGCGGCGATCGTCGTCGACGTCCTCGGGGGCCGAGAGCGGTACGACGTTGGTCGGCTCGACCACCTGCGTGGCCGCCGTGGGCGGGGCCGGCTCGGGCGCCATCACCGGGGCGACGGCGTCGATCGGGCGTCCGGCGAGGTAGCGCTCGATGTCGTTGCGCATCGCGGCCGCCGATTGGTAGCGGTCCTCAAGCCGCTTGGCCAGCGCCTTCATCACGATGGCGTCGACCGCCGGCGGCAGCGCCGTGTCGTGCGTCGACGGTGCCTGGGCCTGCTCGCGGACGTGCTGGTAGGCCACGGCGACGGGGGAGTCGCCGACGAACGGCGGCCGGCCGGTGAGCAGCTCGTAGAGCAGGCAGCCGGCGGAGTAGACGTCCGAGCGGGAGTCGACGGTCTCGCCCCGGGCCTGCTCGGGGGAGAGGTACTGCGCCGTCCCGACCACCGCGGCGGTCTGGGTCATGGTGGACTGCGCGTCGGAGACGGCGCGGGCGATCCCGAAGTCCATCACCTTGACGTCGCCGCTCGGCGTCAGCATCACGTTGCCGGGCTTGATGTCGCGATGGATGATCCCGGCGCGATGGCTGTAGTCGAGCGCCGACAGGACGTCGGAGGTGATCTCCAGCGCGCGCTCGGGCAGGATCTTGCGGCCCTCGCGCAGGATGTCGCGCAGCGTGCGGCCCGCGACGTACTCCATGACGATGTAGGGCTGCGAGATCCCCTCGGCGGTCGGCTCCTCGCCGGTGTCGTACACGGACACGATCGCCGGGTGGTTCAGCGAGGCGGAGGACTGCGCCTCACGGCGGAACCGCGCCTGGAAGGTGGTGTCGCTGGCCAGGTCGGTGCGCAGCCGCTTGACCGCGACGATCCGACCGAGGCGGGTGTCGACGCCCTTGCGGACCTCGGCCATGCCGCCGCGACCGAGGAGCTCGCCGAGCTCGTAACGGCCACCGACGACGGTGGGCTCTGGCTGGACCATCAGCTGGCTCCCGGAGTGTTCTGGCTGGTGCTCGGCGCCGCCGTGTCGACAGCGCTCGTGGTGGTGGCCTCCGTCGGCGTGGCCGACGGGGTCGGGGTCGGAGTGGGTGTGGGCGTCGCACTGCGGGTGGGCGCATGCGTGGGCGTCGGCGTCGGCTTGGGAGTGGCGCTGGCGCGCGGGGCCTGGCCGTAGTAGGCCACCGTCACCGAGTCACCCTGCTGCAGACCGGTCGTCGGGGAGACCGAGATGACCGTGTCGGCCTGCTCGCTGCCGTCGTTGGTCCGCTGCACCGGCTTGGGCTGCAAGCCCAGCGCGCGCAGCTGATTGAGCACGTCGTCGATGTTGCGGCCGGTGTACGCCGACTCCTCCAGGGTGATGGTCGACGGGCTGGCCGACGGGCTCGCCGGGGCGGAGGACGCCGGCGCTGAGGTGCTCGGGACCTCGCTGGGGACCTCGTTGTCCGGTGCGGGCGAGTTGTTGCCGCGCAGCACCAGCCACGCCACGATCGCCACCGCGACCAGCGCCAGCACCAGGAAGGCGAGCAGCGCGACGTTGAGCCAGTTGCGCTGACCCTCCTGGTCCTCCTCGGCGCCGAGGGGCGTGGCCGCTCCCAGTCCGACGACGGTGGTCTCCGTGGCCGGCGCGCCGGCCGAGGGAGGGAGCACGGACGTCGCCGAGGGCACGATCGGTACGCCGGAGGCAGGCGTGTCGGTGCGGCCGCCGTCGATGCCACGCAGCGCCGCGGTGAACGCGGCGGCGTCCGGGTAGCGGTCCTTCGGATCCTTGGCCAGCGCACGGGTGACCACCGCCGCCAGGTCGGCCGGCACGGAGGCGG from Nocardioides sp. BP30 encodes:
- a CDS encoding peptidylprolyl isomerase, whose product is MADQQAILHTNKGDIRIDLFPNHAPETVANFVGLAKGEKAYDAGNGKTGPFYDGLTFHRVIDGFMIQGGDPLGTGTGGPGYTFKDEPHPELVFDKPYLLAMANAGPGTNGSQFFITVAPTTWLNFKHTIFGEVADDESRKVVDEIGNVETGAMDRPVDPIVIETVEIVG
- a CDS encoding rhomboid family intramembrane serine protease, yielding MAEHHPEASAPEVPVCYRHPGRESHIRCQRCGRPICPECMTPASVGFQCPECLAEGRASVRTPRRSFRIGGSVAPVTMTLIGINVLVFLLVQVASGTVLYDLMMHARSVCSVQGGYIPLENTPLSACGSVGGTLSRGVADGGYWELLTSVFTHQQLLHVALNMFSLWMIGPLLETGLGRTRYLITYLLCGLAGSALVYWAASPITPTLGASGAIFGLLGALIVLFARRGLQVGQLVIVAVLNFVLTFSNSAISWQAHVGGFVAGLVIGAIFAYTPGVRRRGLQWTGIAAVAGAVVIAVVLRSAQLA
- a CDS encoding cell division protein CrgA is translated as MAKLKLGRDPMIADRPPVFTVRFLIALVAIALGIAWIIYYYFGAREGLSGKQHGIDFIRRLGDWNYLIGFGLLFVGLIISAHPNTPLGRGRGVVAGMLGCFILGLVWICVYYIFSNNLDSLWVFDDLGQKNLLVGIGFMAVGFAFATRWE
- a CDS encoding DUF881 domain-containing protein, producing the protein MTPGTHASPEERPARRRRTAWRVGTPAVALLCGSLFVISAVNSHGTDLRPGRYTDLATLAGSERDAYQKLEAQVASLQKQVTTLTNAVPDADVEKAQERAGRLKSPAGLMPVSGTGLTITLSDAPRDLIDKTTGDPNLMVVHQQDIQAVVNALWSGGATAVTIQGQRIISTTGIKCSGSTVQLQGVPYPQPYVIRAVGDQAALLDAISTSHYLQVYQSQAANPAIGVGWRLSADTVVRAPAYRGLLDLSYAKPLSDS
- the pknB gene encoding Stk1 family PASTA domain-containing Ser/Thr kinase, whose product is MVQPEPTVVGGRYELGELLGRGGMAEVRKGVDTRLGRIVAVKRLRTDLASDTTFQARFRREAQSSASLNHPAIVSVYDTGEEPTAEGISQPYIVMEYVAGRTLRDILREGRKILPERALEITSDVLSALDYSHRAGIIHRDIKPGNVMLTPSGDVKVMDFGIARAVSDAQSTMTQTAAVVGTAQYLSPEQARGETVDSRSDVYSAGCLLYELLTGRPPFVGDSPVAVAYQHVREQAQAPSTHDTALPPAVDAIVMKALAKRLEDRYQSAAAMRNDIERYLAGRPIDAVAPVMAPEPAPPTAATQVVEPTNVVPLSAPEDVDDDRRSRTGLLVLLALLVLAVIAAGAFLLPRLFSGAPDQVQIPNVVGKTQDQARQAIGQAGLEVGDVSYKPDDTAAADTVLRQSPSGGVGAYADPGSEVSLVLSSGKPDVTIQQVVGMSFKDAKSLLEGAGLKVARNDVESDQPQNQVLSANPAVGTTVASGTTVRLDVSKGPKAVPNVVGMTVDKAEQAIRAQGFQPVQADDNSSTQPAGTVTKQSPGAGTTQKQGLEVVIFVSTYTPPPTPSTTPASPCPTPVTLPDGTQTCPPAGVGGALSGTQ
- a CDS encoding protein kinase domain-containing protein, translated to MTTGPISNQPSPGRYVFGDLIATGGMGEVYRATDTALDRPVAIKLLKPEYADDPINRARFDSEARHAAALHHPHVAAVYDVGEMPTATGLMRPYLVMELVDGQPLSTLLRDGRPLDPEAVRDLLGQAGDALAAAHRAGIVHRDVKPANILVTPDREVKVTDFGIARAASSSAITGTGQVMGTPQYLSPEQARGEQATPASDVYSLGVMAFECLAGRRPFQKDTAVATALAHLHDPVPPLPASVPADLAAVVTRALAKDPKDRYPDAAAFTAALRGIDGGRTDTPASGVPIVPSATSVLPPSAGAPATETTVVGLGAATPLGAEEDQEGQRNWLNVALLAFLVLALVAVAIVAWLVLRGNNSPAPDNEVPSEVPSTSAPASSAPASPSASPSTITLEESAYTGRNIDDVLNQLRALGLQPKPVQRTNDGSEQADTVISVSPTTGLQQGDSVTVAYYGQAPRASATPKPTPTPTHAPTRSATPTPTPTPTPSATPTEATTTSAVDTAAPSTSQNTPGAS